A window of the Candidatus Bathyarchaeia archaeon genome harbors these coding sequences:
- the glp gene encoding gephyrin-like molybdotransferase Glp codes for MFRRLVSVDEAKSILDRHYVPKPVGVEVVSLSEAYSRVLAKDVVSAFDIPPFHRSTVDGYAVKAADTFGAEEDQPLRLRLVGRVSVGEAPKLRIQKGALAEIVTGAPVPVGADAVVMVEYTERHDKFVLIRQAVSVGENVMKAGSDIHKDEVVLKKDKELWTYEIGALAAVGSAKVDVYRRPLVAIFSTGAEVVEPGKPLTSGKIFDINAHALSSAVLECGCEPLNMGIVQDQPERMKSALRKALETADVVITSGGVSVGPTDVIPKVLNTLGKPGVIVYGVAIRPGKPTSISIVNRKPIFSLPGHPASSLLIFHIFVRPILMRMAGRKEAPPITVKATVPERLFPSRGRRTYVTVTLSKGRSGKLVATPVPTGLSGAITTLSKADGFIVIHESQQFVEKGATVNAELFKPSTYYSLLRGERK; via the coding sequence ATGTTCAGAAGGCTGGTGTCAGTGGACGAGGCTAAGAGCATCTTAGATCGGCACTATGTGCCTAAACCCGTAGGAGTCGAAGTGGTTTCGCTTTCGGAAGCCTACAGCCGCGTCCTAGCCAAAGATGTGGTCTCAGCGTTTGATATTCCGCCTTTTCACCGTTCAACAGTTGATGGCTACGCTGTTAAGGCTGCGGACACGTTTGGCGCTGAAGAAGACCAGCCATTAAGACTGAGGCTTGTTGGAAGGGTCAGCGTTGGCGAAGCTCCTAAGCTGAGGATTCAGAAAGGCGCTTTAGCCGAAATTGTGACGGGCGCGCCTGTACCTGTGGGTGCAGACGCAGTTGTTATGGTTGAGTACACGGAGCGACACGACAAGTTTGTTCTAATTCGCCAAGCGGTGTCAGTTGGCGAGAATGTGATGAAGGCCGGCTCCGACATCCACAAGGACGAAGTCGTACTGAAGAAGGATAAGGAGCTTTGGACCTATGAAATCGGCGCTCTGGCTGCTGTTGGATCTGCCAAGGTTGATGTGTATAGGCGTCCGCTTGTTGCTATATTTTCAACTGGTGCAGAAGTGGTTGAACCTGGTAAGCCGTTGACGTCGGGCAAAATCTTCGATATTAATGCTCATGCTTTGAGCAGTGCTGTTTTGGAATGTGGCTGCGAGCCTTTGAACATGGGCATTGTTCAAGACCAGCCTGAGAGAATGAAATCGGCTCTGCGGAAAGCACTTGAGACTGCTGATGTTGTCATTACTTCTGGTGGAGTGTCTGTTGGGCCTACTGACGTTATTCCGAAAGTTCTCAATACGTTGGGCAAGCCTGGCGTGATAGTATATGGGGTTGCTATCCGACCCGGAAAGCCGACATCGATTTCGATTGTAAATAGGAAGCCTATTTTCTCTCTACCTGGACATCCTGCTTCGTCGCTGTTGATCTTCCATATTTTCGTGCGACCCATCCTTATGCGTATGGCTGGCAGAAAAGAAGCGCCACCTATAACCGTGAAGGCCACTGTGCCAGAGCGGCTTTTTCCATCTAGAGGCAGACGAACCTACGTTACAGTCACGTTGAGCAAGGGGCGTTCCGGCAAACTTGTGGCTACACCTGTGCCCACGGGCTTATCAGGAGCGATTACAACCCTGTCCAAGGCAGACGGCTTCATCGTCATTCATGAGAGCCAGCAGTTTGTCGAGAAAGGCGCAACCGTGAATGCAGAATTGTTTAAGCCCAGCACCTATTATTCTCTATTGAGAGGAGAGCGCAAGTGA
- the glp gene encoding gephyrin-like molybdotransferase Glp, producing the protein MVRLKGFEKLTSIDEALAVFFKALKPKTLNAGPVAIENALGRVAAENIVAPTDLPQFDRSAVDGYAVKAEDTFEASQLKPKVLRLTAKSSISKGQGRQIWTGNPLSIGADAVVMLEHTQTTKNAIEIAASLTPGENVSKKGEDIKKGEVAVWAGTRLQSHHLALLAALGITQVRAVRKPRVATLSTGNELVEIGQKPSANQIVNSNRFLIAGLCRELDADPVYLGIVKDDENAIASRIEEGLEKADIVITTGGTSVGAADLVPIVVSKLGKPGIVVHGVALRPGMPTALGVLKGKPIFVLSGYPVAAAVGFEVFVRPTLLKLSGAEKETRPMIQAQLSRRVAGALGRRVYLRVKVSLRKGAFNVQPMVAKGSGLLSSLTKANGYVIIPEDREGLLEGEMVTVHLFSSVSDEEK; encoded by the coding sequence TTGGTCAGGCTTAAGGGATTCGAAAAGCTCACCAGCATAGACGAAGCCTTAGCCGTTTTCTTCAAGGCACTCAAACCAAAGACACTCAACGCCGGTCCAGTCGCAATTGAGAACGCGCTTGGACGCGTTGCTGCAGAAAACATAGTTGCGCCTACTGATCTGCCCCAATTCGACCGCTCCGCAGTCGATGGCTATGCGGTCAAGGCGGAAGACACTTTTGAGGCTTCTCAGCTTAAGCCCAAAGTCCTCAGGCTAACCGCTAAGAGTAGCATAAGCAAGGGACAAGGCAGACAAATATGGACTGGCAACCCGCTTTCCATCGGTGCCGACGCAGTCGTAATGCTGGAACATACTCAAACAACAAAAAACGCCATAGAAATAGCAGCGTCTCTTACGCCCGGCGAAAATGTTTCGAAAAAGGGCGAAGATATTAAGAAAGGCGAAGTGGCAGTCTGGGCTGGAACAAGACTTCAATCGCATCATCTTGCTCTGTTGGCTGCGCTTGGAATAACCCAAGTCAGAGCTGTGAGAAAACCCCGAGTAGCCACATTGTCAACTGGCAATGAGCTAGTGGAAATTGGCCAAAAACCCTCGGCGAACCAGATTGTGAACTCTAATCGCTTTTTGATCGCCGGTTTGTGTCGAGAATTGGACGCTGACCCAGTGTATCTGGGCATAGTTAAGGATGACGAAAACGCCATTGCGTCAAGAATTGAGGAAGGCTTAGAGAAAGCCGACATCGTTATAACGACTGGTGGAACAAGCGTGGGCGCCGCCGACCTTGTGCCCATTGTTGTGAGCAAATTGGGTAAGCCGGGAATCGTCGTACACGGCGTTGCTCTTCGACCTGGCATGCCGACTGCGCTTGGAGTGCTCAAAGGCAAGCCAATTTTCGTCTTGTCCGGCTATCCAGTTGCCGCGGCTGTTGGTTTCGAGGTGTTTGTGAGACCAACTCTGCTAAAGCTGTCGGGAGCGGAAAAAGAGACTCGCCCGATGATTCAAGCGCAACTCTCGAGGCGTGTGGCGGGAGCCTTAGGACGCCGAGTTTACCTTAGAGTCAAGGTTTCATTGCGCAAAGGCGCGTTTAATGTGCAGCCCATGGTTGCAAAGGGTTCAGGGCTTTTGTCCTCGCTGACTAAGGCTAACGGGTATGTGATTATTCCTGAAGATAGGGAAGGCCTACTTGAGGGAGAAATGGTAACTGTGCATCTTTTCAGCTCAGTCTCTGATGAGGAGAAGTGA
- a CDS encoding tRNA-binding protein translates to MGKAISFDDFLRVDMRVGRIIKVEGFPETHKPAYKLVIDFGKLGVKKSSAQITQRYTKEQLLGRLVVAVVNFPPKQIASFVSEVLVLGAVTKNHEVVLLKPDENVDLGDKIA, encoded by the coding sequence ATGGGCAAAGCAATCAGTTTCGACGATTTTCTTAGGGTTGACATGAGGGTTGGGCGAATCATCAAGGTTGAAGGCTTCCCTGAGACTCACAAACCAGCCTACAAGCTTGTCATAGACTTCGGAAAGCTTGGCGTTAAGAAGTCCAGCGCTCAAATAACCCAAAGATACACTAAGGAGCAGCTTTTGGGGCGACTAGTTGTGGCTGTTGTAAATTTTCCTCCTAAGCAAATAGCCAGCTTTGTCTCTGAAGTCCTGGTTCTCGGCGCTGTGACCAAAAATCACGAGGTTGTCCTATTAAAGCCAGATGAGAATGTTGATCTTGGCGACAAGATCGCTTAA
- a CDS encoding TIM barrel protein, translated as MADHPRFGPAGMPLGFKLLKQPVTEMPRYLRAENLDSFEYEMVRWGPKPQIKQETAEELGRRAVEHDIWLTAHGSYFINLTSPDKEKLEASKRRLLACVQGASWMGAHVVVFHPGSYAGRPPKHVFEICAKAMKEVVETMRSMGITKVHLAPEMMGKPSQFGSVEEVLALCENVDLTEPNVDWAHLHARERGRFKTIEDLGKVMDEIEKKLGAEALRNLHCHYSHIEFTDKGERRHHNIDEGEYGPDFKFLAKLIVERGLNPVVACETPNLDIDAQKLRDTVLQEMKHKRKSPKE; from the coding sequence GTGGCTGATCACCCCCGTTTCGGTCCAGCAGGTATGCCGCTGGGATTTAAGCTTCTGAAGCAACCTGTGACCGAGATGCCGCGATACCTAAGGGCTGAAAACCTAGACTCTTTTGAATACGAAATGGTGCGTTGGGGACCAAAACCTCAAATCAAACAGGAGACGGCTGAAGAGCTGGGCAGAAGAGCAGTTGAGCATGACATTTGGTTAACAGCCCACGGCTCCTACTTCATCAACTTAACCTCGCCAGACAAGGAAAAACTCGAAGCAAGCAAAAGGCGACTATTAGCCTGCGTCCAAGGCGCCAGCTGGATGGGCGCACATGTAGTAGTCTTTCATCCCGGCTCATATGCTGGTAGACCTCCGAAACATGTGTTTGAAATCTGCGCCAAAGCGATGAAAGAAGTCGTCGAAACGATGCGCTCAATGGGAATCACAAAAGTGCACCTAGCTCCTGAAATGATGGGCAAACCGTCTCAGTTTGGCAGCGTTGAAGAGGTGTTGGCCTTGTGTGAAAATGTTGACTTAACCGAACCTAACGTTGACTGGGCGCACTTGCATGCGAGGGAGCGCGGAAGATTCAAGACAATCGAAGACTTGGGCAAAGTCATGGACGAAATCGAAAAGAAGCTGGGCGCAGAAGCCTTACGGAATCTTCACTGCCATTACAGCCATATAGAGTTTACAGATAAGGGCGAGAGGCGACATCACAACATAGATGAAGGTGAATATGGACCGGATTTCAAGTTTCTGGCAAAACTCATAGTTGAACGCGGCCTGAACCCGGTTGTCGCTTGTGAGACTCCCAACCTAGACATTGATGCACAGAAGCTACGCGACACAGTATTGCAGGAAATGAAGCACAAGCGCAAAAGCCCAAAAGAATGA
- a CDS encoding HAD-IB family phosphatase, with amino-acid sequence MATTVTQPTQQRNRRLIVFDVEGIVIPKRRYLLFEASRRVSISSFIKMLWAGLLYEAGLTPLETALRGIYRQLHGLAADDLLQLFKRIPLIPGVKEVFHRLKQAEFKIALISSGLPQAFIEDLAAKLDCDYAYGFEPEVADGRLTGKISGDVIKARGKALVLQDIMKKEALTPQNCVLVADDRNNYPMFNLCSIRIGYNPDFLLTYKSDIVVKGDLREILPTLTEDSAPKLHSVSKRDLLRENIHISGFLVALFTMWFSLSHFWVAFVILMVTLTYIVSELSRMLGVNIPIVSTITWNAALHPEVYEFVTAPIFFAFGIMLALLLFPVPVSYASIAIFALGDGFATIFGKTIGTHVFPYNKGKKVEGTVFGFIFALLGALVFVNPLKAVVGAATAMIVETLPAPLNDNLTMPLAAGLVVLFLP; translated from the coding sequence GTGGCAACAACAGTAACTCAGCCAACTCAACAGAGAAATCGACGCCTAATCGTCTTCGACGTCGAAGGAATAGTAATCCCCAAACGACGCTACCTCCTCTTCGAAGCATCGCGACGAGTCAGCATCTCAAGCTTCATAAAAATGCTGTGGGCAGGACTTCTCTACGAAGCAGGATTGACTCCGTTGGAAACAGCGTTGCGCGGAATCTATCGACAACTGCACGGATTAGCCGCAGACGATTTGCTCCAGCTTTTCAAAAGAATTCCACTGATACCCGGCGTGAAAGAGGTTTTTCACCGATTGAAACAGGCTGAGTTCAAAATCGCACTGATAAGTTCTGGTCTGCCCCAAGCCTTCATCGAGGACTTGGCAGCTAAATTAGACTGCGACTACGCCTACGGCTTTGAACCCGAGGTCGCTGATGGACGATTAACAGGGAAAATCAGCGGCGATGTCATCAAGGCCAGAGGCAAAGCGCTAGTGCTGCAGGACATAATGAAAAAAGAAGCCTTAACCCCCCAAAACTGTGTCTTAGTTGCAGACGATCGAAACAACTACCCCATGTTTAACCTATGCTCCATCAGAATTGGCTACAATCCAGACTTCCTCTTAACTTACAAATCAGACATCGTTGTCAAAGGTGACCTAAGAGAGATTCTTCCAACCTTGACCGAGGATTCCGCGCCCAAGCTGCATTCAGTTTCGAAAAGAGATCTGCTGCGCGAAAACATCCACATTTCAGGTTTCCTGGTCGCACTGTTTACGATGTGGTTCTCGTTGAGTCATTTCTGGGTCGCGTTTGTCATATTAATGGTTACGCTGACTTACATCGTATCCGAACTATCCAGAATGCTGGGAGTAAACATCCCGATCGTGTCGACAATAACATGGAATGCCGCCTTACACCCGGAAGTCTATGAGTTCGTCACTGCGCCAATCTTCTTCGCGTTTGGCATAATGCTCGCTCTGCTCTTGTTCCCCGTACCTGTCAGCTACGCATCCATCGCAATATTCGCCTTGGGCGACGGCTTCGCCACAATCTTCGGAAAAACCATTGGCACACATGTTTTCCCTTATAACAAAGGCAAGAAAGTCGAGGGAACAGTATTCGGCTTCATATTCGCGTTGCTCGGGGCATTGGTCTTTGTGAACCCGTTGAAAGCCGTTGTTGGGGCAGCGACCGCAATGATTGTTGAAACTCTTCCAGCCCCGCTAAATGACAACTTGACTATGCCGTTAGCCGCTGGGCTTGTGGTGCTCTTCCTGCCATAA
- a CDS encoding class I SAM-dependent methyltransferase, with the protein MTDSSYKDWNLVYREYPAEVLPWELGRPRKTLVDLIESGTVKLGKSLDLCCGTGTNTVYMAEKGFQAVAIDISKHALKLAKQKSRKARVDIQFALASFVTLPFKEAAFDFVFDMGCFHHVEIEDRKEFIRGICQVLKPKAHYQLTCFSDRNGVAWNHFTKERLARYFAGRFRFISLDHFGSVEGNGSTRFFYSILMQRREKPCT; encoded by the coding sequence TTGACGGATTCCAGCTACAAGGACTGGAACCTTGTCTACAGAGAGTATCCCGCTGAGGTACTACCCTGGGAACTCGGTAGACCAAGAAAAACTCTGGTCGACTTGATCGAAAGTGGCACGGTCAAGCTTGGAAAGTCGCTGGATCTATGCTGTGGAACTGGAACCAATACAGTATACATGGCTGAGAAAGGCTTTCAAGCCGTGGCAATTGACATTTCCAAACACGCCCTTAAACTCGCAAAACAGAAATCACGAAAGGCAAGAGTTGACATTCAGTTTGCATTGGCAAGCTTTGTCACGTTGCCATTTAAAGAAGCAGCATTTGACTTTGTGTTCGACATGGGTTGCTTCCACCACGTCGAAATCGAAGACAGAAAAGAGTTCATTCGCGGCATTTGCCAAGTCCTGAAGCCAAAAGCCCATTACCAGCTCACTTGCTTCAGCGACAGAAACGGAGTAGCGTGGAACCACTTCACCAAGGAACGACTTGCCCGTTATTTCGCTGGAAGATTCCGATTCATAAGCCTAGATCATTTTGGATCCGTTGAAGGCAACGGCTCCACAAGATTCTTCTACAGCATCCTGATGCAACGACGAGAAAAACCCTGCACATAA
- a CDS encoding MarR family transcriptional regulator encodes MEITSLVSLSAMLGFQVVTQKSALQMGMPMNMADMWVWIALFAVVLILAVTVPLFLLTRPGRRAPSTTPAPVQPTQPIVNPPAEITIQEVEKPATKTNQLRKALELVRPTLTYDERRIVNEVVKAGGEILQSDLPEKSDFSKATVSKLVKSLETMGVITRQKHKWTYWIKLSDKLVSESKNA; translated from the coding sequence ATGGAAATAACATCGCTGGTCTCGCTGTCAGCCATGCTCGGCTTTCAAGTCGTTACGCAGAAATCAGCCTTGCAGATGGGTATGCCCATGAACATGGCGGATATGTGGGTGTGGATTGCTCTCTTTGCGGTCGTTCTGATTTTGGCTGTAACAGTGCCGCTTTTTCTGTTAACACGCCCGGGTCGTAGAGCACCGTCAACAACACCTGCACCAGTTCAGCCCACTCAGCCAATAGTGAACCCCCCGGCAGAAATCACAATTCAGGAAGTTGAAAAACCCGCGACCAAGACGAACCAGCTTAGAAAGGCTTTGGAGCTGGTTAGACCCACATTAACGTATGATGAGCGGCGCATAGTCAACGAAGTTGTCAAGGCTGGTGGTGAGATCTTGCAGAGCGATCTTCCTGAAAAATCAGATTTCTCCAAGGCTACTGTGAGCAAGTTGGTTAAGAGCCTTGAGACAATGGGCGTTATCACTCGGCAGAAGCACAAATGGACTTATTGGATAAAACTGTCAGATAAACTCGTTTCTGAGTCTAAAAACGCCTAG
- a CDS encoding S8 family serine peptidase encodes MSRFGKDYGENYDEVEEKMKSAIYVTVVAIVLSFVLVTSTVARPPMLLPRRGTWDADTINVESLFSQGDTGEGVHVAVLDTGLVPNWRDYFPSDRIAAHLGKGFREPVHVDPVSGELVEAGFVEETSWVGSTLSSHGTHVTSTIIGYNYYAPADAASGLPLPPLYIEGIAPKATVIPVKVLSTYNLPPYTGPEGLVFGTWGAVAAGIYYATELKIQGYSPMVISMSLGGGEPSPEIEISIDYAIANGVIVVAAAGNDGLEGMDWPGAYPQVISAGASGWKYEWYWPNLTPPNPPSVPRYRLWWLQDQTYGFNDIAEPTPASDVYVTDFSGRENDTRLGFFVDQELDVLAPGSWVRGPFPGYPSYQHLPWWAPGNGWIVAPPNLVNFFYAGGTSMATPHVSAVAALMLQKNPTLTQAQVEGILKSTALPVPQNTWMIVFDISPTLGFYNRTWGGFEATGSGLIQADAAVAAVP; translated from the coding sequence ATGAGTAGATTTGGAAAAGATTATGGAGAAAACTACGATGAGGTCGAGGAAAAAATGAAGAGTGCAATATATGTTACCGTGGTAGCGATCGTTCTTTCATTTGTGCTAGTTACTTCAACTGTTGCGCGGCCGCCTATGTTGCTTCCTCGCAGAGGAACATGGGACGCTGATACCATAAACGTCGAATCACTCTTTTCTCAGGGAGACACTGGTGAAGGAGTGCACGTTGCGGTTCTGGACACAGGGCTAGTTCCCAACTGGCGCGACTACTTCCCTAGCGACAGAATAGCGGCACATTTAGGCAAAGGCTTCCGAGAGCCCGTGCATGTTGACCCAGTAAGTGGCGAGCTTGTCGAAGCAGGCTTTGTCGAAGAAACTTCTTGGGTGGGCTCAACTCTGTCTTCGCATGGAACACATGTGACGAGCACTATCATTGGCTACAATTATTATGCTCCAGCGGATGCAGCCTCTGGTTTGCCGCTTCCACCACTTTACATCGAAGGGATAGCACCAAAAGCGACTGTAATCCCAGTCAAAGTGTTGAGTACGTATAATCTGCCGCCCTACACGGGGCCGGAGGGTCTAGTCTTTGGCACTTGGGGAGCTGTGGCTGCAGGCATCTACTACGCAACCGAGCTGAAAATACAGGGTTATAGCCCAATGGTTATTTCAATGAGTCTTGGCGGTGGCGAGCCTTCGCCCGAGATAGAGATTTCGATCGACTATGCCATAGCTAATGGCGTCATCGTTGTCGCTGCGGCAGGCAATGATGGACTAGAGGGAATGGATTGGCCGGGCGCTTATCCACAGGTGATATCAGCTGGTGCAAGCGGATGGAAGTACGAATGGTATTGGCCGAATCTGACACCGCCTAACCCGCCGTCAGTACCAAGATATAGGCTCTGGTGGCTTCAAGACCAGACATATGGGTTCAATGACATCGCTGAACCGACACCTGCGTCAGATGTTTACGTCACTGACTTTAGTGGCAGAGAAAACGACACTAGACTCGGATTCTTCGTAGATCAAGAACTCGATGTGCTTGCTCCTGGAAGTTGGGTTAGAGGGCCGTTCCCAGGCTATCCAAGCTATCAGCATCTTCCGTGGTGGGCTCCCGGAAACGGCTGGATTGTGGCTCCTCCGAACCTAGTGAACTTCTTCTATGCAGGCGGCACAAGTATGGCGACGCCGCACGTGTCGGCTGTCGCAGCTTTGATGTTGCAGAAGAATCCAACATTGACGCAGGCGCAAGTCGAGGGCATTCTAAAGAGCACGGCTTTGCCCGTTCCACAGAACACTTGGATGATTGTGTTTGACATTTCACCAACTCTAGGCTTTTACAATAGAACATGGGGCGGGTTTGAAGCTACAGGCTCAGGTCTTATACAAGCCGACGCAGCAGTTGCAGCAGTTCCGTAG
- a CDS encoding RNA-guided pseudouridylation complex pseudouridine synthase subunit Cbf5: MPKLVAPWEIKRTLLVKAEEETDLSFGCKPQDRSPEDYTRFGVINLDKPSGPSSHEVTAWVKRLLGLTHAGHGGTLDPKVTGILPVTLEEATKVVQALLLSGKEYVCVMRLHRDSSETSVKSAFEEFTGPIYQLPPVRASVKRQLRIRKIYYLNLLETSNKNVLFQVGCEAGTYIRKLCYDMGEALGVGAHMQELRRTRAGPFTENNSLVTLHDVAYYQDLWQQTKDASTLRRFVQPMEKALDPLPKIIIRDSAIDAICHGANLAAPGVLALDSDIKPKDTVAVMTQKGEAVALARATVSAEEALELNRGIITKTARVLMPRGVYPKMWSKTSH, encoded by the coding sequence ATGCCCAAACTGGTTGCGCCGTGGGAGATCAAACGCACGTTACTCGTTAAGGCTGAAGAGGAAACCGACCTAAGCTTCGGCTGCAAACCCCAAGATCGCTCGCCTGAAGACTACACGCGGTTTGGAGTCATAAACCTAGACAAACCGTCAGGTCCAAGCAGCCACGAGGTTACAGCGTGGGTTAAACGGCTCTTAGGTCTAACACATGCAGGACACGGCGGCACTCTAGACCCCAAAGTAACCGGCATATTACCCGTAACCTTGGAGGAAGCCACCAAAGTCGTTCAAGCCTTGCTTCTTTCAGGCAAGGAATATGTTTGTGTAATGCGGCTTCATCGAGACTCGTCTGAGACCAGCGTCAAATCAGCGTTTGAAGAGTTCACAGGTCCAATCTATCAGCTTCCGCCTGTTCGGGCTTCGGTTAAACGGCAACTACGCATAAGAAAAATCTACTACCTCAACCTGTTAGAAACCAGTAACAAGAATGTGCTGTTTCAAGTGGGCTGCGAAGCAGGCACTTACATACGCAAGCTCTGCTATGACATGGGCGAGGCTTTGGGCGTAGGCGCTCACATGCAAGAGCTGAGGCGGACAAGAGCTGGGCCTTTCACAGAAAACAACAGCTTGGTTACTTTGCATGACGTTGCGTATTACCAAGACTTGTGGCAACAGACAAAGGACGCGTCAACGCTACGCCGATTTGTCCAACCCATGGAGAAAGCGCTGGACCCTTTGCCAAAAATAATTATCCGAGACTCAGCCATCGACGCAATATGCCACGGAGCCAACCTTGCCGCTCCAGGTGTGTTAGCCTTAGACTCAGACATCAAACCCAAAGACACAGTAGCGGTTATGACACAGAAGGGAGAGGCTGTCGCTTTAGCTAGAGCAACGGTTTCAGCAGAAGAGGCACTTGAGCTGAACCGCGGCATCATCACGAAAACCGCACGAGTGCTGATGCCACGCGGCGTCTATCCAAAAATGTGGAGCAAAACCAGCCACTAA
- the proC gene encoding pyrroline-5-carboxylate reductase: MSKSRKMPKVALIGAGKMGEGIIAGLLKSGAYSPEQIKAYEILEDRAKYMAKTYKIECLADAKKAVAFADISIIAVKPADVGKVLQEIAPALKLGKILVSIAAGVTLDFYKQHLPKHVPIIRVMPNMAVQVREGMLTFCPSESVTKDQLKTTIEVLSLLGLVKQLDEKYLNLATGLVGSGPAYIYLIIDALADAGVRLGLPKDVSVTLAAQTTLGAAKMVVETGEHPAKLKDMVVTPAGTTIEGLLELERSGVKAAMIMAVTKAAERARELAPKS, encoded by the coding sequence TTGAGCAAATCAAGGAAAATGCCCAAAGTGGCTTTAATAGGCGCGGGCAAGATGGGCGAAGGCATAATCGCAGGCCTACTGAAATCAGGTGCCTACAGCCCAGAGCAAATCAAAGCCTACGAAATCCTTGAAGACCGAGCCAAGTACATGGCGAAAACATACAAGATCGAGTGCCTTGCTGATGCCAAGAAGGCTGTAGCTTTCGCAGACATCAGTATAATTGCAGTTAAGCCAGCTGACGTGGGAAAGGTTTTGCAGGAAATCGCGCCAGCATTGAAACTTGGAAAAATTCTGGTCTCAATCGCTGCAGGCGTAACGCTTGACTTCTACAAGCAGCATTTGCCTAAACACGTACCAATCATCCGAGTAATGCCAAACATGGCTGTACAAGTTCGCGAAGGAATGCTAACGTTCTGCCCATCCGAAAGCGTGACTAAAGATCAGCTGAAGACTACAATCGAAGTGCTCAGCTTACTTGGACTGGTTAAACAGTTGGACGAGAAATACCTGAATCTGGCTACAGGCTTGGTGGGTAGCGGACCAGCATACATTTACCTTATAATCGATGCCTTAGCGGATGCGGGCGTCAGACTTGGGTTGCCAAAAGACGTTTCGGTGACACTGGCTGCGCAGACCACGTTAGGCGCTGCAAAGATGGTGGTTGAGACAGGTGAGCACCCTGCCAAACTGAAGGATATGGTGGTTACGCCGGCGGGAACCACAATTGAAGGCTTGCTGGAGCTGGAGAGAAGTGGAGTCAAAGCCGCAATGATAATGGCTGTCACTAAAGCAGCCGAAAGAGCAAGAGAACTCGCACCCAAATCCTAG